A region of the Mauremys mutica isolate MM-2020 ecotype Southern chromosome 14, ASM2049712v1, whole genome shotgun sequence genome:
GGGGTCAGAGCAGGAAGCTGGCACAGGTTGGCGAGTGGCAGCTGTGCTGGGCGACATGCCTGGGCAATGGGCTGTCAATGGGCTGATGAGCTTCGCCCCCaggtcctctgccccaatccagcccagggcagtggtgctggctgctgggaacagagcagcTGGGTCCCACTCCAGTGGACGTGCCATGAAAATCAATCCTGCCACAGGTCCCTCATTGGCCCACTCAGCATGCAGGCCACAGCCCGCCTGGGCCACGGGTGGACGGTGCCAGGCAGGGCATTGTGGGCACAGTCTGTGTTGCAGCCATGTGGGGTGAAGGGGCCTGAGCTCTGACCTGGCTGCTCCCTCCATGTCCCCGTGGCCATGACACGCTGGGCTGGGTGCTGGCAGCTGCCGGAGGCTCTGCCTGCACCAGCTTTGGGAGCGCCCATGGCACAGCAACCCGGGGGTGGGCGGATTTCTGTCttgggcccagctctgccctgggcgCAGGGGGGAAGGTTCCCCAGGGTGCTGGTTCTGCGATGCCCCGTGACCATTGGCCACCCCCACCACTGACTGCCGGCCATGCCCTTTCCCTCCGTAGACCCTGGCGCCGATGCCTCCCTGTGCGGCATGGCGGCCACCAGCGCCTCAGGCACCAATGCCGTGCGCTACGGCACCATGCGCCACAACGTGCTCAACCTGCAGGTGGTGCTGGCCGATGGCAGGGTGCTGCACACGGCCGGCCGGGGCCGCCACTTCAGGTACTGGGGGCTGTGGCTCAAGGGTGGGGGGCACCAGGGGACTCCTGCCCCGAGATCTCATCCCAGCCCCTTCTCGCCCTGCTGCAGGAAGAGCGCTGCTGGCTACAACCTGACCGGGCTGTTTGTGGGCTCTGAGGGGACGCTTGGCCTCATCACCCAGGCTACGCTGCGTCTCCATGGCAGCCCTGAGGCCATGGTGGCGGCCGTGTGCGCCTTCCCCAGCGTGCATGCGGCGGTGGGCTGCACGGTGCAAGTGCTGCAGGCCGGTATCCCCGTGGCCCGGATTGGTGAGTTGGCTGCCCCATGCCCTGCAGAACGTGCCTTGGGGAGCAGGGCGCATTGCTCCCGAGTGGACTGTGGAGCCCTCCCCGGCTCTGACCCCCAGCCTCTCTGCTCCCCCAGAGTTCCTGGACGATGTTATGATGGCTGCCTGTAATCGGTTCAGCGGCCTGAGCTACACCGTGTCCCCCACACTCTTCCTGGAGTTCCACGGCTCGCCCGGCAGCGTGGAGGAGCAGGTCCGGCAGGCAGGTATGCCCACGACGCCAgtggggtgatgcctgggggggCACAGTCTGGGGGCCTGGCCAGCTCTCCTGGCCTTGCAGGGGGCCCTCCCTCCTGCTGGCCAGCGGGGGAgtggcagccctggggcaggtggGCACTGCCAGTGGCACCAGGGGTGTATTTGGATGGCGCCTAGGGgttgggtggagctggggggtggctggCTGCCCGGCTCGTGGCTGAGGTGGGAAGTTGCTGCCCTTCCCCTTTTCTGTAGGGGGCAGAGTGGCTCTGTCCTGCCCTGGCCCATGCCAGGGAGTGGATCTCTCACCTGGTCCCACAGCCCTGCTGGCCTAGGTCTCCAGCGACGAGGGGAAAGccaggcctctgccctgccccagcctgcccgGCAGAGACGGCTGGCGGCCAGGCCCcgctccggggggcagggggctgacagcgagggggtctctccctctgcAGGGGAGATCGTGCAGCTGAATGGTGGCTCGGACTTTGCCTGGGCCCGGGAGCCGGAGGCGAGGAACAAGCTGTGGGCTGCTCGGCACAACGCCTGGTATGCGGCCTTGGCCCTGCGCCCTGGGAGCAAGGTGGGCTAGCGCTGGAGCAGGGGGgaatgctggggggaagggggtcacttggagacggggcaggggagtgcctgaggaggggggcaggggggaggctgagggaagagggggtcacttagggaggggcaggagtccccggagGGACAGGGGTGTCTGGGGAGTGGGTAAAGGGTGCCAAGGGAAGGGACTGGGAGTGATATTGGGGCTCTTGGTGCGCCAGGAACAGCCCCTCACCCCATGAGACTCTGGGCTTTCCCCAGTTCGGGGGGCCAGTGCCCACGCACAggactgtcctgccccagcctgactGCTGAGAGCTGCTCTCCAGTGGGTGTCCTGGGGTCAGTGCTCCCCAGGCCTTCGGGGGACCCCGCTGAACAGCATGTCCCGAGCCCCACGCCTGGGAGGGCTTAGTAAGGGTTTTCCCAAGCCAAGCCAGGTCCCaccagtggggtgcagggggagctgggatccTCCGGGGGCCCAGGCGAGGCCAGTGTGCACCCCTTGAGTGAGGTGGGATCGGGGTGCCCAGATGTGTCCTGTCACTCCTGCGGGGGGATCAGTGAACCCTCTGTCGTGTCCCCCTCAGGGCTACTCCACAGACGTGTGCGTCCCCATCTCCCGGCTGCCCCACATCGTGGGAGAGACCCACAGAGacctgcaggagtcagggctcaCAGGTAGGTCTCCACTGAGCCTGGGGTCAGGGCCTGTGCAGCTGGGGGTCACTTCAGTGGGGTTGGGCAAGGCAGCAG
Encoded here:
- the LDHD gene encoding probable D-lactate dehydrogenase, mitochondrial isoform X1, producing MALQRLCRGAGALGCRRSSGLQGQLPGELVEALRAVVGSPNVSTALAVREQHGRDESMHRCSPPDAVVWPQDVEQVSKLARICYSHGVPIIPFSTGTGLEGGITAVRGGVCFNLARMDRITALSTEDFTVAVEPGVTRKALNSYLRDTGLWFPVDPGADASLCGMAATSASGTNAVRYGTMRHNVLNLQVVLADGRVLHTAGRGRHFRYWGLWLKGGGHQGTPAPRSHPSPFSPCCRKSAAGYNLTGLFVGSEGTLGLITQATLRLHGSPEAMVAAVCAFPSVHAAVGCTVQVLQAGIPVARIEFLDDVMMAACNRFSGLSYTVSPTLFLEFHGSPGSVEEQVRQAGEIVQLNGGSDFAWAREPEARNKLWAARHNAWYAALALRPGSKGYSTDVCVPISRLPHIVGETHRDLQESGLTGLIAGHVGDGNFHCVLVFDPADLDEIQRVKEFATRLARQALALDGTCTGEHGIGLGKRHLLREEIGELGLTIMRQIKAMLDPKNVMNPGKVL